Below is a genomic region from Prunus persica cultivar Lovell chromosome G3, Prunus_persica_NCBIv2, whole genome shotgun sequence.
TTTTGGAACAGGATGCGGCATGATAATCGAACGAAAAAGATTCGCATGATAATCGAACAAAACAACTGACAGATTCGGCATGATAATCgaacaaaaaaggaagaaataaaaggaaaaccaacCAGAAAATTGAGCTCCAACGACGAGAACGAAAACGAAAACGAAAGAAATTTGCCTGCCAAACGAACGAAATCTGTCTGCCAAACGAACGAAATTTGCCTGCCAAACGAACGAAATCTGTTGCCAAACAAACGAGGACGAAAacgaaacagagagagaacaGGCTCGCGCCTTGTTTAAACATTCAGGGGCAAAAGCGTCATTTACTTTGTAGGTTTACAAATGGGCCAGGCTTTGTAAGAAGAATGGTAGAATTGTCTTATCAGTTGTTATTTTTTACCTAGCCCAACGAATCTGGGCCTCTCTTTGGGCTAATCCAAAATAGTAGTTTTTTCCTAggtattaaaactaaaaccaaaatatctaATATCttacaaactaattaataaagttaattatgtctaaaacctaatttttcttaaattaaataggtaggaagagaagagaaagcaaaaCTTAACAATCTAGCAAGtctgattaattaattaacaagtCTATTACAtatgttaattttctttctatgTTTATCTTCCTTGACCTTTTTGGACTTTTGTAGTTGTCAACATTTTCTAGAAAAGTCATCACTTTCAAGAAACTTCGTGTTCAAATTGTCCGTGATTGGGACCTCGAGTGCATGGGTAAATACGCTTGGCCAGTTGAGCTATAATCCCCTTGCCGAACcgtatatttttttgtattcttgcaagGTTCTCTGCAAAACATCACTTCAATCCGAAATCCCCTTGCCGAACcgtatatttttttgtattcttgcaagGTTCTCTGCAAAACATCACTTCAATCCGAATCCATTTAaacactcaattgagtggttgttattttattattttcttgaagAGTCTTGTTTGTCTATTTTGTTGATCACAATTAAATATCTTAAAGGCTTTaaatttgtcttcttttttgcaAAAGTGATCTATAAATATGATACGATAGATGGTTAGAATCATTGTAATAAAATTTGCAAGAGATAATGTGACATTTGCCCCTTGATTTTATTTGCCAAGCCCAAGAGAGAAATGAAATCTGGAGAATGATTAACGGACAACTTGGATTGCTCCTAATATATTTCAACAAATAACTTTCATTTAGAAATATTCGCAGCCACCTTCCGAGCTCTAGCTTCAATTGTTGGTCTTTTCGTCTGTCACAACTACTTTTCCTTGAATGCTCAAAAGCCAGTTGAAATTTTACTTATGAAAACATATATTACCCCAACTTTACCAGCAGAGGGTAACTTCAACAGAAAATATTCGCTTGAAAAATCAAGATCAATGACAGtaacaaattacaatataCAGAAAATATTCGATTTAATTCaaggattattattattacagacCCTATAAAACAACTAGGGTAAAACTTCAAAATGACAGCACAACATTGAGTTTCAAAAAGTATAGAACTTGAGTTGGGAGCAAATGGGTGGAATGGTTGTACAAAGATGTTTGGTGATACTGGTAGTGTTAATAGTGTGTTTGGCAACAAGTGTTCTAACTGATACAGATGCTGATGATAATGATGACAGAATAAGTGACTTCCGAATTTCAGCTCTTGCACCATCTCCTAATCAGGCTCCTATGAGTCCGATAAATAAGAAAGTTTATGCTTGCGGGGAACGGTGTGTGAACAGATGCATGAAGGAATCATCAGAGTACCCAGTCTACTGAACATGCATGGAGCTCTGCATTATAACTCTAGTGGATGGTGTCTACAGTTGTACACTAGCAATGGTGCCGCGCGATGCTGCGGGTTTTAAAACCGTGTGAAATGTACACAAAGTAGTGAAAAAATGTAGGAAAGATGGTATTATTTATGTAGACATGGAGGTCTAAATAGTGGCATCTTTGTTTTGCAAGTTTAATACtcccaaagaaaaaattagcCAAACTACAGACGCAAAAATGAATCTTAATCAATTCCAAATAATAGAGGTAGTGTTCAAACTCAGAAAGAGAGGAATTAAAATTCGAAATTagaattcagataatggaggTAGTGTTCAAACTTTGAACATCTCTAACATGACATCACCAAATCAGTAAATATTACACAAAATCAGtataaaaaacacatgaagacaaaaaataataataaaaaagcaaatattaacaacaataGATCATTACACAATTTAGGGTGACACTAACAACAATTGAGGAATTGATTGCTTTTGTTAGAGACCAAAGCAAGTGTTTCTAAAACAGAGAATAAGAGGAAAAATGTTTTTGAATGTTGGATGcccattttttacttttccttcctcttcctctgttTCCCGAGAAAGCAAATAAACAGAATCAGCCAAATATCACCACAAATCAAATGTATGGTAGTTAATTAAATGCCAAAGTAAGAAGTGCCAAAGAATCATTGGGcatacaaaaaacaaaaatctgaGTCACCACTTGTAGAAGATTAGCCCTTTGTTGGCAGCTCCTTTCACTTACAAACTCCTTGGTGTTCCAGTGCCACAACAACTTCAGTACTTGCTGCACAATCCAAGCTCTTCAGTACTCGATGCACAATCCAAGCCCTGCAAGCTACATTGGTATTTGTTATGGGTTGCCATAAAAGGAAATTTTCATTCTTAAAGGTCCGTATGTACGAATCTATAAATGAGTTGCAAAACTTCCACaaatatcaaatcaaaccaCAGATTAGTGGCGGCATGTATGTACCAAATTGTGGCACATCCCATTTCAGCTCATAAATCGTCAAATAAGAAATCTAAAATACGCATACTACAGGATACATTCATATCATATAAATTGGAAGGATGAACCAATATTTTGCAAAAGCACAAAACTTTATTAACATCCCAACAAACCCAGAGGATAAAAACAgataatcaaatcaatcatgAAATAGAGAATTACAGACAGAATACGCATATATAAGGACGACATGCAACAATTAAGACCATTCGCGCCACCCATTTCTCTGTAATTGATCTTTCCCTTTTTCATTGTCAATCTAACATACTTTTAAATCTTTACCAAtcaaattttacaataatttgGGTTCCCCTAACCTACCTTCGATTTTAGTAGTTTATCCTTTGCTACTTGCCTACTCCAATTATCGGAAGAAAACTGTGCCAAAAATTGTGTCATTTTCattggaaaattcaaaactaaaTGTTGAGTTTAAAAAgatatatgtttataataaaaaaattcattctaAAACTGGTGGAGTAAAGTACTCGCAGAATATGTAACTCTTGCTGTTTGTTGAAAAGACAGATTCATCTTACATTCCTATAATATATCTGTACATTGCACAAAAtgtactataaaaaaaatgttttggaCACAGACATGAgagtaaatattaaaaaaaaaaaaaaaaaaaagaggaaaaaccTATcacttggaaaattggaaccCCAATACAAAAGAAAGGTTTGCAATTTCGCAGACACGTGTGAGAGCCCAAAATTCATCGAAATGAAACACTAAAGCCAAGAGGAGCCTTTATTCAGCAAAGTGGAGGCTTcaattttgaaggaaaaaaaaaagaaaaaaagaaaagaaaacatacgcCTCCAATTCAACTGGGCATTTCGAGGGGATGCCTCTGACGCAGCCTCCTTCACATCTGCCACCAAAGCCAAACATCAAACCTCAATTAATtcacaaacccagaaaccaacccaacccaaattaCATAGGCAGATATATAAAGAAGCAGGATGAAGCAAAATGATAATAATTGGTCAACCAGAACCCAACATGCACAAAAGCTTCAAATGTCCAAagctccaaaaacaaaaccaaaataaaacataataataataacccgAATTGGGGAAACCAAGTTCTACTCAGTAGTGGGTGGCTCTTTtggggaagaagatgaagcttCATCTGCAGAAGAGACCAATGTCCAGTCGGCAGGGAGAGGAGGCAGAAGAGTGTACACAGTGGGCTTGCGTTTCACGTCCCATGGCTGCGTTTTGCGAGGCCGAGTCTTCCTGTGATGCGCAGTGGCCTTCTTCTGTGGCCTCGACGAATACTCAATCATCAACCCAGTACCTCCACCAACTGATCCGCGCCATGGGGATGTCTTTGGGACCCTAAACGACGCTGTCGCAGATGGGTTCTTCACGACCACACCCATAGCCACCAATTGAGGCCCCAACACAGCTTCGGTTCTCACAGTGAGAAAAAGATGatggaattgggttttctgAGCGAAGGAAATGTTCGCagcggaggagagagaggaatagagagagagagagggctgcGATGAAGGGGAAGAGGTTTTCCTTCTTTCAGCGACTCCAACGAAGAGAAGAGAACAGGGCTGGAGGGCAAAACGGCTATTCACTGCTCATAAGTCAACTCAAGAAAGCAGACCATCACTTAAGCCTGGGCAAAACCGTCACTTCACTATTTCTAAGCTACAGTCTAGGAACAGTGATTCTGGGATCAGTTTTAgtcaaggtctaaaatatcgatgatatcggaaatatcggttatccaaaaatatggaaattcgatggaaatatcgggatattattgatatcgataaaaattgaataaaaaccacggaaattgtaagaaaaacttggaaattttcattgaaactttggagaatgtcaatttagtcaattatctatgagtttatcacaaaaaattagaaggaaatgcattgcatgatggatttaactaatttaagtcgattatacagcaagcgggcaaacactatgagtgtaaaaaatatgtaataattaatgaaaaaagattaaatacaccgtaatcattcatatataatgatttactataatattttacactttatacattgcatggtaagatacatgaatgacttagtaccacatagagttcctacgaggttcaaatttttcactatcttcatcatctctatgtgtagagtaagtgtaactccccgaccccaaatttaacccttatttaattatttaattatttaagggcattttggtcatatttttaaccggagagagtttgggacagtgactagtatttttggatatgtcgtactgagacgagttcatagacacgtagtgggcttgaatcggagttgtaacgagagagatatggtcaaaagaagcccagtggcataatcgtaaatattttgaaatagaattttttataaaatctgattttcctctctctctctctctctctctctctctctctccttgtatctccggccaccggccgcgACTGTGGACGGGGCCAGCGCCAAAAGGACCGGCTCGGCCTCGGCGTCACGACCCAGCCCTCCCCCGACATCGGCCGCAGCTCCAGTCGCCGGAAAATGGCGATTTTCGCCCGGATGTCGCCCGATCTTCACAGCCGCCGATCTCcttcctccggccaccaattctgtcgacccaggtatggattttgaacctctcgagctgctctagctgatggtttggtaggattagatcgattcttagcgtaaccaattcgattttcgaattgaaaaatCGACCACtttcggtcagtttttgggacaggtccaagaacaaaagtggctccaaatagggtgttatacctagggtaggagtttggagccgtggttttgagattttttggcgaagcgttatcgctttgggcaccacGCGCtaccggcgcgtgcggcggcgcgtgggcactgtagaaaaagtggcactgtgtctcgatgagatctttaggttgtcacgagtgcgtaggatttcacggatctcaattcagacgtcgtttgactatcaaaCGGATATTcccatattgtgcgttatccgggttcgataggttgggaccgttggatggtcccaaatttaatatatgttaatctaggtaattctaggatcgtgtaggaattcacggattgtgaatcggagccccggatgttccgaataataattttaaagtttgtattttatattaattgtcagatcgtgcgatcgtgagcaatccgaccgtccgatctgaaccaaacttgcaggacaagtgtcctatacctggtagaacccatagggaccttcggatcggaaattggaggtcgtgggctcCGCAGGTCCATTTGatcagggttagagtagtttgacccttggttgaccgtgagtctcccggagtaatctcacctttccaagagagattatcgggtgctagactatggtggagggttacacaatattagaattaatttatataattataaattatatatggttgtacaatggtacaacagagtctagaatgtcagtttggagtgctacacgcactaccttaggtacctTCCTGGGttttggattcactacaagccccaccaagtgaaagttaggtcccacgtggcgtagtttttccggcgttgggacaggcccatacgtggcgttggttgtaccggcatatggggagatttgtaatatgatgttcaggtctcacgtggcgtaggttatccggcgttgagacaggccccatacgtggcgttggttgtaccggcgtatggggagattgtGATaatgtgttgaggtcgcacgtggcataggttatccggcgtgtcgacagacccatacgtggcgttggttgtaccggcgtatgaggagatttgtgatatgatgttgaggtcccgcgtagcgtaggttatccggcgttgggacaggcctcatacgtggcgttggtggTACCGGCGTgtggggagttatgtgatatgatgtgcagatctcgcgtggcgtaggttatccggcgttgagacagaccccatacgtggcgttggttgtaccggcgtatggggagatattatgataatatggcatggtcgcacgtggcgtaggttatccggcgtgttgacagacctcatacgtggcgttggttgtaccggcgtatggggagattatttgaaatccagagaaatgaaataaggtatcgcccaagtgtggaattgggttttagggaagaactacgtgtggcttgatccctcaaggagggtacgtaggtagcctaaggttattaggtgcagccgcagactaaatgttagtcataattggtatttgaattgtttggtagttggttaagaattattggaaggtcgaaggccatttgtgtgaattgcatgaaattatattgtgcatgctgtcagttgggaatattaaatgcgtttttatgcaggtataaattttgagaaatgtccaatttataggggacactctgccaaaattttggcaggaagtctcggtttttagtaagtgggcctggcatcggggtgatgtcaggaattccaaagggttcgtctcgggttttgagaaaattcggggcggatCCTTTcagtaagtgtattgtgaagagtagtcatcaaatgataaatccccaaaatagttttgcatgtaattgttaacataccacccatataaatataaatattttagcatattatcacaaaaacataagtgatatggtgtttaaggtgttggaggagtaaaatgggaggggttcatatcccctttgtgcttttttctcccatttttccctctttttttttaataacttttttttttacttcacatcgatattttcgatattttcgatattttagcgatattacaccgatattttgacaaaatattgctgaaatgtgagcgaaattatcgacatcgatattttccgaCATTATCAtcgatattgtcgatatttatacgatatgtacatggatatgttccgaaatatccgtgattcaaaaaaaccgaaatatcctcgatatttcctcgatattatcgatatttcatACTATgattttagtatatatataatataatttggTTGTACAAAGTCCATGAGCACCAGTTTGCAACTGATAAGCTCCCTAGGCCTCTTTCTCTAGACATCTTTCAAAATTTCTGTCTTCTATGATAAAAAGTTTTTTCAACTGGTTCAATTGAGTTCCCTTTGATATAAGTAAAAGAGGATAGAATATTTGCTTAGTTGCAAGGGTAATGACTGACTCAACTAGTCACTAAATGGATTGGTTTGGTTATTCTACTATTTTGAGCCATGTTCCgaactaatccaaaccgttaTGTTTCGATGATTCAGTTTACGGTTTGAGTcctaaacaaaaccaaactgGACCACGCCCACCCTTACAAGTTACATAAGGATCGTATTCATGTGTGAAATAACATATAACAATAATGACTTTATACATGCGAACCTCACTGAGATTCCttacacaaatatgaaaatgtaTATCATGGGATTGATATAAACTTAATTATCTACAATATGGAAAGATGCAGGAACCCATAATCAAAAGTGTACGATCTGAGCTAGACATAAAATTGATTCGAATTTAATCATTGTTATTCTTTATGTGACAGGTATGGCTCAAGTGGAAAGCTACTTTGGAGCCTGCTACAACAGCTGCAAGAATAATTAACGGTAGATATTTTTACTTACTGAAACGAAAGGTTccatatatgtgtgtgtgtgtgtctttgCAATAAAACAAGATGTACCagatattttatttccttgaaTGCTTTAAACACTACCCACAATTCTCATTGACTGTATACCCGATGAGAATTATATGTATGATTGAAAAATCGACAGaaccattttatttatactaGATTGTTATTGTGTGTTATATATGTCAATGAGATGTAATGTCTTGTCCATGATTCCTGCAAATGTAATTAGTTTCAGAAAGTCCGAATGTGGAGGATACAACACTTTTAGGACTTTCAATCTCAAGACCCTAGACTTCCAATTTCTAAATAATCCTGCACCCTTGCTTGCTTTGCTGCCTTCCTCACCATTTTTACACACCATAACTCAGCTATAGCATATTGGATTATATCACAAGATAATAGGAAATTTAGAACAGGAAATAAGGTAAGCTCTGGGATAGCAAAGGCCCTGCTGGAGATAGTGATCCTAGCTTGCTCCCCTGTATTTTTACTCATTATATCGAAccgttttttgtttgaccaCCTCCATAGCTTAGGCATTAGGCAACCCCAAATAACTATTAGGATCTTTAAAGATCATCTTCAAAATAGAATTAAGAAGTCAAAGTAGGAAGTTTTAAGGCTGAAATAGATGCTGGATTTGTAAAGGGTTTTGCTTTTACCATGATGGCACACAATATAAATCTAGGATTTTCATCATTTCCTTGCAGCAGTATGGTCAAATACCATGTTTAACCAGAGccattttaataaaattaaggaTTAGTATGAGCTACTTGTTTCATTGGTAATCTTCAAAGAGTTCTTTCGTCATTCgaataatatttaattcaCAAAGTCACTACAAAAGAATGCAGGGGCAACATTTAATTGATGAAGTAATATATTTTACATTAATATCAAGATTCAAGTAGGAGGAactgttttctcttttatgtACCTTCTTTAGCAGATTGAACCCATTTTATGGTTGACCAGGCCAATGCATTCATAGGGTCAATGCATTTCTTAAGAAGAGGATCATCCGGGGGAAGAAGATCCCGCAAATCATCGGAGGCAAGAATTACAGCGTTGGCAGCCCTCACTAGAAGAACCTGGACTGCAATCCTCAAGAGATTCTGTGCCCCTTCTGTGTCCTTTCTGTTTAAGGCTTCAAAAGCAGGGATTACAGTGTGTTCCATGGTTGCTTTATCTGGCAGAACAACCTCAAAACCCTGCATTTaatgagtggtcaaatgaatACCATAAATGATGTAGCAATAAAAATGTACAGTTCTAATCAGTATCAGTTATAACCATCTTGCAAAATAGCCATCTTTAGCAGGCACAGGCAAGAACAGGATGCTATTTGAAATTTCagtgttttcatttcaatcaaaattttcagcaAAATGACACAAAGTCTTAATATAAACCTAAATTACcataattaatcaaaagaaTGGGGAGTGTTttcaccaaagaaaaaaagaaagaatggcCAAGAacggtgtgtgtgtgtgtgtgtgtgtgtgaactTTCTAAAATCCGATTAAGAAAACTAGTAAGCTCATCTCTGTTGTGATGTAACCTAAATTACATTGGATATCCAATTCCCGCAAAACCATGATCTTGGTATTTCCTCTGCAGCAGTATCATTTGACATGTCTGCATAAAACATCTGTTTTCTTCCTGGGGAATTGGTCATCTGTTATAAACAGATTGACCATTTCCAGGACCATGTCCTAACCATACAAGAATGGACAATCTGAAAGAAAATATGCAGAAtcgaattacctcattccgcAGTTTCTCTTGATAGAATCCTGCTTTCAAAGTTGCATAGGTTGCAAGCACTCCAATCTGCAAAGGACTCCCAGCTTCAAGTGGCTTCAACTTTGCTTCCTTGAGTTCCTTGGCAACACACTCACCCATGTGAAGGAAAGGAACAGAACATCCCTCTGAAATTTGATCATGCCAAGAATGTGAAATATGACAAGGCATTACGATGCAACGAGATCCTGAATTTTCAAGATAAATCCTCTTACTCCTCAAATTCTCCACAATCAGAGTAGGATCCAATTCTGTACCTTCATTTTTACGGCTAACATAAGGAAAAGAAGGTCGCTCAATCAATAACAGCTCCTTATTCAACGCAGGATCAGAGCAAAGAACAAAAGGAGGACAACTTTCTCCATCTCTTGAACTCCAGTTAACAAGGTTTCTCAAAAAATTAAGAGTAGAATTAACAGATAACCCTCCTATTATACCAACTGTATTTGAACCAGAACCCTTCTTATACTCTTGAAACTTGCCACTTCCATCTGTGTGTAAGAGCACTGGGGATGGGCTTAAAGCTAGACCAACATTCAACCTTGTCCTATACAGGGTTCTATGTGTATTCACAAAGCCCAATTTGCAGAAAGGATATTTCCAAGTGCACAAAGACATTGCTTCCATCAATCAATCCGCACCAAAAAGTCTAAAATCACTGCTAAAAGCTTATAATTCTATATACATTTCAAACTTCACCAAAAAAGCAGAATCTGGTTTTAGAATTATGCAGTAAATGCAATCACTGAATTGTAGCTTACTTACTCCCAAGGAAACTACCAAGTCTAGCTAAGCAAATCCATGGACTCTCTCCCTTTCTGTTTCTTAAACTGAGAAAGGCAAAACCCAACTCTAAAACCCCAAAAATCTCTGTATTTCTCCCTCTATGATGATAGCtacaaagaagaacaaaaggcCAAGGTACATGTTTTCCAGGGTTTGGGGATTGTTATCACTAAATGGACCTATCTGCTTTGGGGGCCCTACAAGAAAGACATAATTCATCAATGGAACAAATGGGACAAATGTTTGTGCGTCTAACAGTATCAAAGTTGGCATTACATCATGTTCAGCCCTTAAACAAATGAAGCCTTGTTGGTCCCTAAACCAATGGAAGCCACTGATTTTGTAACAAATaatatgatttaatgtattCAGACAACACGTGTCTGCGTTAGCTGTGCGGCTGTGCATGTTTTGCAACTTGATCCTGGGGCTGGGGGTCCATTTCATCATATCAAGTATGAAAGTCTTCTTGTCCGTCTTTCAGTTTGTGACTCTGAGATTCTTTCAATtcggtgaaaaaaaaatttgagaggTGGATCCTATTAATGTAGACGAAATTtatgcaaataaaaaagtggTGAATTTATAACACTTTTTTATGTGGAAGATAAAATTAGAGTGGATTAAAATTCTATCAATATTATCATACTCCATCTTAgactaaattaatataattaggACGGATAATATTTATTGTCATTGTAATTAGAAATAATATGATTTAAAGTGCTTCTGAAAAGACTAAAATTCTTTTTTCCATACTAAAATGGGAATCCATGTATAACTAGGAGATTAGATGGCCTCATCTCTAATCACCTGATTccctataaataagagtttatgAGGAAGGGAAAAACGCTTTCACAATTCCCTCaaatatttctctcttttatattcttttcttattataacaacaatattaaaggTTTCttagcaaaataaaaaataaaaaaaattaaattgttagtGTTTCTTCCTTCGTCACTCTCTCTCAACGCCCTCCGGTAtctttcctctctctttcttctctgctctctgtatctcttcttctcctcttctcttcctaCAATCGTGCGCCACTGCTGTGGCATGGCCAGACCTGCTGCCGGCAGCTCGAGCAGATGCATGGAGGAAGATGATACTGGTCCTAAACGAAGGATAATTGGCCCTTCGTTGCCATCAGCTGAGTtacttgctgctgctgctgcagccAAACTGACAGAAGCACAGGCTGAGCTCAGAGAAGCTGTGTTGGAAGAAGATAGTGAACTTCTGATAGGACCTCCACCACCTGCCGTGGTTGCTGAAACTGAATCAGCTAATGAAGCTGAGCGGTTTGAATAGGTTACAAGGATCATGGATTCTGCGGATGATGGTTTATATGATATCTTAGGAGCCAACCAAAATATGTCAGCTGAGAATATAAAGAAAAGGTACTGGAAGATGTCTCTTTTGGTGCACCCTGATAAATGCTCGCATCCTCGCGCTCAACAAGCATTTGTTAAGTTGAACAAAGCTTTCAAAGAATTACAA
It encodes:
- the LOC18783512 gene encoding 50S ribosomal protein 6, chloroplastic isoform X2, giving the protein MGVVVKNPSATASFRVPKTSPWRGSVGGGTGLMIEYSSRPQKKATAHHRKTRPRKTQPWDVKRKPTVYTLLPPLPADWTLVSSADEASSSSPKEPPTTECEGGCVRGIPSKCPVELEALQGLDCASSTEELGLCSKY
- the LOC18783512 gene encoding 50S ribosomal protein 6, chloroplastic isoform X1; this encodes MGVVVKNPSATASFRVPKTSPWRGSVGGGTGLMIEYSSRPQKKATAHHRKTRPRKTQPWDVKRKPTVYTLLPPLPADWTLVSSADEASSSSPKEPPTTECEGGCVRGIPSKCPVELEAAWIVHRVLKSLDCAASTEVVVALEHQGVCK
- the LOC18781830 gene encoding uncharacterized protein LOC18781830 isoform X2; the protein is MEAMSLCTWKYPFCKLGFVNTHRTLYRTRLNVGLALSPSPVLLHTDGSGKFQEYKKGSGSNTVGIIGGLSVNSTLNFLRNLVNWSSRDGESCPPFVLCSDPALNKELLLIERPSFPYVSRKNEEGCSVPFLHMGECVAKELKEAKLKPLEAGSPLQIGVLATYATLKAGFYQEKLRNEGFEVVLPDKATMEHTVIPAFEALNRKDTEGAQNLLRIAVQVLLVRAANAVILASDDLRDLLPPDDPLLKKCIDPMNALAWSTIKWVQSAKEGT
- the LOC18781830 gene encoding uncharacterized protein LOC18781830 isoform X1; this translates as MEAMSLCTWKYPFCKLGFVNTHRTLYRTRLNVGLALSPSPVLLHTDGSGKFQEYKKGSGSNTVGIIGGLSVNSTLNFLRNLVNWSSRDGESCPPFVLCSDPALNKELLLIERPSFPYVSRKNEGTELDPTLIVENLRSKRIYLENSGSRCIVMPCHISHSWHDQISEGCSVPFLHMGECVAKELKEAKLKPLEAGSPLQIGVLATYATLKAGFYQEKLRNEGFEVVLPDKATMEHTVIPAFEALNRKDTEGAQNLLRIAVQVLLVRAANAVILASDDLRDLLPPDDPLLKKCIDPMNALAWSTIKWVQSAKEGT